A DNA window from Litoribacterium kuwaitense contains the following coding sequences:
- a CDS encoding PqqD family protein, with protein MEKVLNQSSSVVFQKTDDGGVLLSIETGRYYRLNSSATDIWNLLEANNSTKNIIEVLARKYNSPVEEITEDVIKVINDLKLFELITVN; from the coding sequence GTGGAAAAAGTATTAAATCAATCTAGTAGTGTTGTCTTTCAAAAAACTGATGATGGAGGAGTTCTATTATCAATAGAAACAGGTCGGTATTATAGACTAAATTCTAGTGCAACTGATATTTGGAATTTGTTAGAAGCTAATAATTCGACAAAAAATATAATAGAAGTACTAGCAAGAAAGTATAACAGTCCGGTAGAAGAAATAACAGAAGATGTGATTAAGGTTATTAATGATCTTAAATTGTTTGAATTGATTACAGTTAATTAA
- a CDS encoding aldo/keto reductase gives MTSDYYWYLKPRFYKDQKTSREVIKRAIELGCNHFDTADVYGYGQSETVLSEFLKVNPNIRITTKIGWNFYNFEVKDKTKRYLLEKLQKNLELIPYKQNICFSHELNFNPTYLDFALEESLKRLGRNYIDILLLHMPTVKDLQSNQWEKYLIEKKRQGKCLVYGLSLCSPIEVYTAIYSGIPEIIQVPISLVNNEPMLLALEMAKSKGIKIIGREIFHSGNIFSELKRVLPEISNSDISKSLIYQVLENQIVDHLLIGCTSTKQVEEILNLTNIYEENDPSLNKNIKIAYEKIFSDANPILPTLDSTN, from the coding sequence ATCACCTCCGATTATTATTGGTACCTCAAACCTAGGTTTTATAAGGACCAAAAAACATCAAGAGAGGTAATTAAAAGAGCCATTGAACTTGGATGTAATCATTTTGATACTGCTGATGTATATGGTTATGGACAATCTGAAACTGTTTTATCTGAGTTTTTAAAAGTAAATCCAAATATTAGGATAACCACCAAAATAGGGTGGAACTTTTATAATTTTGAAGTAAAAGATAAAACTAAAAGATATCTATTGGAGAAACTACAAAAAAATTTAGAGCTAATACCTTATAAACAGAATATATGTTTTAGTCATGAATTAAATTTTAATCCCACATATCTAGATTTCGCTCTTGAAGAAAGTTTAAAAAGATTAGGGAGAAACTATATTGATATTTTATTGTTACATATGCCAACAGTTAAAGATTTACAGTCTAATCAGTGGGAAAAATATTTAATTGAAAAGAAAAGACAGGGGAAATGCTTAGTATATGGACTTTCTTTATGTAGTCCCATTGAAGTCTACACGGCAATCTATTCAGGAATACCTGAGATTATACAAGTTCCTATAAGTCTGGTTAATAATGAACCGATGTTACTTGCTTTAGAAATGGCAAAATCTAAAGGCATAAAAATTATAGGTAGAGAAATTTTTCATTCTGGAAATATCTTTTCAGAATTAAAAAGAGTCTTGCCCGAGATCAGTAATTCTGACATTTCAAAATCACTTATATATCAAGTTTTGGAAAATCAAATAGTGGATCATTTATTGATTGGATGTACCAGTACAAAGCAAGTTGAAGAGATTCTTAATTTAACAAATATATATGAAGAAAACGATCCTTCATTAAATAAGAATATCAAAATTGCTTATGAAAAAATTTTCAGCGATGCTAATCCGATACTTCCTACACTTGATTCTACAAATTAG
- a CDS encoding asparagine synthase-related protein, with the protein MLNSLYGEFCCTVFDLMNNKVLLSSSKLPTNKSYYYKDNEILIISDDLREILTLMDFLEIQKNLNIHYIGYYLTGMPDNSLPNSLMRTIYKGINAVPSSHFILLENKDTEVQIFRYWYYWDGLKGTIKKPSESIKEALYNAVKVRIKDKNKTGILLSGGLDSGAIACILNEITGKKFNCYSNVFKNTLTIDEKNYINEVIDQINGKPNYIQSDDHWALKNVPNLSSEPQIEPHQGWFYELDRITAKYAQSKGTKDIFDGIGSDELFSPAFQNDFFLNITEKSKREMLNIKSDISRGLIPDNLERTIRPNINRIMPSFLDSNFINNHNMIENVQDRFKIFQNPDLNPLLKYRIFSLEFLNCFEDSIWFNNEIYRPLGLNRIHSFYDPELIELVFSIPLKHFINPSINKPLLRKSMKNTLPKN; encoded by the coding sequence TTGTTAAATAGTTTATACGGTGAGTTTTGTTGTACTGTTTTTGATTTAATGAATAACAAGGTTCTTTTGTCAAGCAGTAAATTACCAACAAACAAGAGTTATTATTATAAGGACAATGAAATATTAATTATTTCCGATGATTTAAGAGAAATACTAACTCTAATGGATTTTTTGGAAATACAAAAGAATCTTAACATTCACTATATTGGATATTATTTAACGGGTATGCCCGATAATTCTTTGCCAAACTCGTTAATGAGAACAATCTATAAGGGAATTAATGCTGTCCCATCTTCACACTTTATTCTTTTGGAAAACAAAGATACAGAAGTTCAGATTTTTAGATATTGGTATTATTGGGATGGATTAAAAGGAACGATTAAAAAACCATCAGAATCTATTAAGGAGGCCTTATACAACGCGGTTAAAGTTAGGATTAAAGATAAAAATAAAACAGGAATATTATTAAGTGGCGGATTAGACTCAGGCGCAATCGCTTGTATACTAAATGAAATAACTGGAAAAAAATTTAACTGTTATTCTAATGTATTTAAAAACACTTTAACAATAGATGAAAAAAATTATATTAATGAAGTAATAGATCAAATTAATGGGAAACCAAATTATATTCAATCTGATGATCATTGGGCTTTAAAAAATGTTCCTAATTTGTCTTCTGAACCACAAATTGAGCCGCACCAAGGGTGGTTTTATGAATTAGATCGAATAACTGCTAAGTACGCACAAAGTAAAGGTACAAAAGATATTTTTGATGGTATTGGCAGTGATGAATTATTTAGTCCTGCTTTTCAAAATGATTTTTTCTTAAATATAACTGAAAAATCAAAGAGAGAAATGCTTAATATAAAATCTGATATATCTAGAGGATTAATTCCGGATAATTTAGAACGTACAATCAGACCAAATATAAATAGAATAATGCCTAGCTTTTTAGATTCAAATTTCATTAACAACCATAACATGATTGAAAATGTACAAGATAGATTTAAAATATTTCAAAATCCAGACCTGAATCCATTGCTGAAATATAGAATTTTTTCCTTAGAGTTTTTAAATTGCTTTGAAGACTCCATATGGTTTAACAATGAGATTTATAGACCTTTAGGATTGAATAGAATACATTCATTTTATGACCCGGAGCTTATAGAACTAGTTTTTAGTATTCCCTTAAAACATTTTATTAATCCAAGTATAAATAAACCATTATTAAGAAAATCCATGAAAAATACTCTACCTAAAAATTGA